Genomic window (Deltaproteobacteria bacterium):
GGGATGATTGGAAGCGGGGTTGCTTCCCATGATTAAAATTACATCAGCATTCTTAAAATCAACCCAGTGGTTTGTCATTGCGCCGCGTCCGAACGACTCTGCCAGAGCCGGTACAGTCGGGCTGTGTCAGATACGGGCCTGATGTTCAATATAGACCAGACCCAACCCCCTTAAGAATTTTTGATAGGTGAAACACTCCTCGAGATCCATAGCGGCACTGCCGACGGAGGCGATACCTTCCGTTCGGTTAACTGTCTCACCCTTATCGTTTTTGAACTTGAAACTCGTATCACGGCTCTTCTTTATATTTGCTGCAATTTTATCGAGTGCCCATTCCCATTCCACTTCTTTCCATTCCGCGGCGTAGGGTTCTCTATAGAGAGGTTTCCCCAGACGGTTCTCATTGACTGCCATCTGGTAGATGGATCCGCCCTTACTGCACAGAGAACCTTTGTTAATGGGGCTGTCCGGATCGCCTTCCGTGTTGATGACCTTTCCTTCCCGTGCCGATACGATGATACTGCATCCCACGGAGCAGTAAGGACAAATGGTTGTGGTCTCTTTTGCATACTTGACCTTCAGTGGCTGGGCATGGGCGGACACCGGCTTCAGACTGATGCCGATTCCACTCGTTGCCAAGACTGCACCGGAGATCTTTAAGAAACCTCTTCTGCTAACATCCATAAAAAGTGCTCCTTTCTGAGAGTTTGTTTAGAAAATATTACTCCAGCATATTTCCTCTATTCTCCTTTCCAAATACGGGAGGCAGGATCGTTTCCAATCATGCCTAATGTCCACCCTTCATGGAAAACTTCTTTAGAAGGAGTGGATCGGAGAAGCATTCGCTTATAAAAGGCGGGATAAAAATCTCTGCATAAACATCCATGATGATTGAGTGAGGATCAAAAAACAGATCACAGGCATTTTCCGAGACTTTTAAACCGGTTTCCTATATACCTTATTCCTGTTACTGTCAACTTTTTTTTGGCAGAAAACCAAGACATTTCATTGATATATGTCAAAAATGACATATATCAATACATATTTTTTATGTACATTGTGATAAGTTTATGTTATGTTGAGCATATATAATTAATAATTACATAAATCTTCTAATTTTTAGGGGTTTACAAATGCAAATCAGACATAAAATATGGCTGGAAAGAAACGGAAAGACCATCTTCGGTAAAGGTCGGGAGGATCTACTGCATGCCATAGAGGAGCACCACAGCTTATATGGAGCAGCAAAGAAATTGAACATGTCTTACCGGGCAGCATGGGGACGTCTGAAGGCCTCGGAAGCGCGACTGGGTGTAAAATTAACCTGTTCAGACGGACAGGGTAAAGGACTGCATTTAACCCCGGAAGCAAAAGAGCTTTTGGAAAAATTTGATAACCTGCAACATGATGTAGAATCGTTCTTTAATAATTACAGCAGCATTTTTTCATTAGGCAAGACCAAAATAAGAAATGTTGCAGAAAATAAAGAATATAAAGATGTTAAACTTTTGAAATGGTCCGCTGCACTTTTATTATTTCTTACAGAGGACTTTAATGTGATAACATATATTGATGCATGTTCTCATGTTCTGTGAGAAATTCCGCTAATGTTCTTCAAATTAGAACCTCAGCGCTATTCCCCCAAGAAAAGTAATGTCTTTCTCGATTTCGTTCAAGCCTATCTTGATGCCGAAGTCAGTATCCAGGTTTTCCCTGATTGAATATACGAATCCGCCTAATATATAGGCAGGATTAGTACCGGAGGCCTTGTCGGTATTTCTCTCCGTACCGATATTGGCAACTAACTTAAGGTCTTTGATTACCTTAATCTCTCCCGCCAGAGATGCATGCCAGATATCTTCCCTCTGCTCCAGCTGATTTTCATTTCTCTTATAACCGAGATTCACGTGAAATACCATAGGGTTTACTTCTTTTGTAGTAATGAAATAGAGTGTACCTGTTGTCCTTCCGGTCCCAAGATCCTTACCCTTATTACCCGCCGGCAGAGTAAGCCCTGGTTTGAGAGCAATACTGAAACCATCTTTATCAAACAAGCGCCACTTTACCTCCAGCGACATATCCGCTATACCACTTACGTCAGATGTGGTGGCATCGTTTTCCTTCTCTTTTTTCCACTGGTAAGGAAACCCCATGATAATATCAACATTATCCATGATACCATAGGTAAGGGCTGCCTTGACCTCGCTTTCTCTACCCTTTGTCATGATATTTGTACCGGTATCATCGCTTGACTTTTCTCTGTCATAACTTGTTTGACCGTTCAGTTCGAATAAAAATTTCCCCTTCCCCTGCGTGCCTGTATCGTCAGTGATGAGAGGGTGTGCGGCGAAACTTGTAGTTAAAAATGTATGGGTAACAATTATAAGAATAAAAAATATAACTCTTAATGGTTTCGTACTGAAACGCATTGTATTAAGAATGGTCATTGTCATGGCTATCTCCGTCTCCATGCTCATGGTTTTTTTCATGGCGGTGAAACAGGTAATGCGAATGGATATGGATGTGAGCATGTTTACCATGGTAGTGAATATGCTCGTGGATGAGATTGACCTTCAACAGCAACTCCTCATCGTGTAATATTTCATCGGCGGTCCCGATTTTTTCAATGCGGTGATCCTCAGAAAGGACAGCAACCCGGCACTGCATTTCACTCACAAAAGACAGGTCGTGGGTAGCGATGACGAGGGTTTTCCCTGCCTCATTGAGGAGAATCATCAGCTCTATCAGGAAGCTTCTCGTTCTCGGATCAAGTCCGCTCATCGGTTCATCGAGAAGGAGCACACGGGGATTCATAGTGAGAATTGAACCGATGGCGACCCTTTTTTTCTCTCCTCCCGACAGCATATAGGATGGTCGATCCTGCAGATGAGATATCTCTAACATCGCCATAACACCCCTCACCCGTTCATGAGCCTCATCTTCAGAGAGTCCCAACTGCAACGGGCCAAACATCAACTCATCTAGAACAGAAGGGCAGAAAAGATGAACATCGGAATCTTGAAAGACATACCCCACGCTGCTTCTGAACGATTTCAGGAATGCCTTTTCCCGGAGCGACTCTTCGGAAACCTCTTTTCCCCGAAAGAAAACCCCCCCGGAGCGTGGATAAATCAGACCGTTCATAACCTGCAGGAGGGTCGATTTACCGCTGCCATTCGAGCCGATAACGGCAAATTTTTCGCCCTCGAAAATACTGAGGCTAACCCCGGATAAAGCCGTGATCTTTTCGTAATAACTATAGCTTACATCATCAATCAGGATAATATCTTCCACAAGCAGTCCTCACATCCATAAAATAAATATTCCTGCGATAAAAAAGAAACAGCATGAAAACCTATCCACTATTGTCAATGCACCGAAATCGGAAAGCCGCACATCTTCAGCAAAACCCCTTGCAACCATTGCTTTGAATACCTCCTCATACCGGGACAGTGTTTTTCTAAACATATGCGCTATTCTGCCGGCAACCCATATCCTGGCTTCGTCGTTTCTTACCATTCCCACCATCCTGCTTTTCCTCGCCAGGTACATGCTTTCCACCGTTTTGGCGAATATGAAGATGTATTTGTAAG
Coding sequences:
- a CDS encoding LysR family transcriptional regulator is translated as MQIRHKIWLERNGKTIFGKGREDLLHAIEEHHSLYGAAKKLNMSYRAAWGRLKASEARLGVKLTCSDGQGKGLHLTPEAKELLEKFDNLQHDVESFFNNYSSIFSLGKTKIRNVAENKEYKDVKLLKWSAALLLFLTEDFNVITYIDACSHVL
- a CDS encoding transporter, giving the protein MVNMLTSISIRITCFTAMKKTMSMETEIAMTMTILNTMRFSTKPLRVIFFILIIVTHTFLTTSFAAHPLITDDTGTQGKGKFLFELNGQTSYDREKSSDDTGTNIMTKGRESEVKAALTYGIMDNVDIIMGFPYQWKKEKENDATTSDVSGIADMSLEVKWRLFDKDGFSIALKPGLTLPAGNKGKDLGTGRTTGTLYFITTKEVNPMVFHVNLGYKRNENQLEQREDIWHASLAGEIKVIKDLKLVANIGTERNTDKASGTNPAYILGGFVYSIRENLDTDFGIKIGLNEIEKDITFLGGIALRF
- a CDS encoding ATP-binding cassette domain-containing protein, coding for MEDIILIDDVSYSYYEKITALSGVSLSIFEGEKFAVIGSNGSGKSTLLQVMNGLIYPRSGGVFFRGKEVSEESLREKAFLKSFRSSVGYVFQDSDVHLFCPSVLDELMFGPLQLGLSEDEAHERVRGVMAMLEISHLQDRPSYMLSGGEKKRVAIGSILTMNPRVLLLDEPMSGLDPRTRSFLIELMILLNEAGKTLVIATHDLSFVSEMQCRVAVLSEDHRIEKIGTADEILHDEELLLKVNLIHEHIHYHGKHAHIHIHSHYLFHRHEKNHEHGDGDSHDNDHS